The following proteins come from a genomic window of Aspergillus oryzae RIB40 DNA, chromosome 4:
- a CDS encoding uncharacterized protein (predicted protein), producing MLNTEMRYVESSTIGMGIYTDGLSTHTSDWHPPENHTINDLTSNSSSVLSTMQSDHQFISLTAPEMTTGNVSTSLYSSMNETVGLAAYTTRWRDSEEQDPRTYIQCPFSHDLLSIRGCEWCGQPTSISEGHMPSQSYCCPPSISAANEYGEEPSPHFPISLALDTSATFGIDTGFDHTIMAEGNQPSQGDQTPAEELALASSMIEPSYPNSTCFDGMDSGGWPVIPLAGSNGRNTASANTPVPTDQSTILGYGEGMMQNWVMGHYR from the coding sequence ATGCTCAATACGGAGATGCGCTATGTTGAATCATCAACTATTGGTATGGGTATCTACACCGACGGCCTAAGCACTCATACCAGCGACTGGCACCCCCCTGAGAATCATACTATCAATGATTTAACCTCGAATTCGTCCAGCGTTTTATCCACTATGCAAAGCGACCATCAGTTTATTTCTTTAACAGCCCCCGAAATGACCACCGGGAATGTTTCGACGTCTCTATACAGCTCGATGAACGAAACAGTAGGACTTGCCGCCTACACCACACGGTGGAGAGATtcggaagaacaagaccCGCGGACGTACATTCAGTGTCCCTTTTCTCACGATCTATTAAGCATCAGAGGCTGTGAATGGTGTGGCCAACCAACCAGCATTTCGGAGGGGCATATGCCGAGTCAATCCTATTGCTGCCCTCCGTCGATATCAGCTGCCAACGAGTACGGAGAGGAGCCATCTCCACACTTTCCCATCTCATTAGCCTTGGATACTTCCGCTACCTTTGGCATAGATACTGGGTTCGACCACACGATCATGGCTGAGGGAAATCAGCCATCCCAGGGAGATCAAACACCAGCCGAGGAGCTTGCCTTAGCATCTTCTATGATCGAGCCATCCTATCCGAACAGTACATGTTTCGATGGGATGGATAGTGGTGGGTGGCCAGTCATCCCATTGGCGGGGAGCAATGGAAGGAATACAGCGAGCGCAAATACTCCAGTACCTACAGATCAATCTACAATCTTGGGTTATGGTGAAGGGATGATGCAGAATTGGGTGATGGGTCACTACCGCTAA
- a CDS encoding ankyrin repeat domain-containing protein (predicted protein) — MDGHWGIWNESPPLCVAVMRGRLDIMVEILLLSPTIKIESALGTAAKLGHIWIVKLLLWRQPNADLNFRDGSGMTALAQAAFAGHDNIVKYLLQRRHIDVNLHDFNRCTPLWWAAKRGHLDIVVQLVNDSRTVFNSRLHRCPRDEAKYWGHSDIANLLTYVIDKKNPLTLLN, encoded by the exons ATGGATGGTCATTGGGGGATCTGGAATGAATCACCACCGCTGTGTGTTGCCGTCATGCGCGGTAGACTTGATATT ATGGTCGAAATTCTTCTCTTATCCCCCACGATCAAGATTGAATCGGCACTAGGTACGGCGGCTAAACTTGGCCACATCTGGATCGTTAAACTACTCCTTTGGCGCCAACCCAACGCAGACTTAAACTTCCGTGATGGATCAGGGATGACCGCACTAGCCCAAGCCGCCTTTGCCGGGCATGATAATATTGTCAAGTACCTCCTCCAGAGACGTCATATCGATGTGAATCTCCACGACTTTAACAGATGCACGCCTCTGTGGTGGGCGGCTAAAAGAGGACACTTGGATATTGTGGTACAATTGGTCAACGACAGTCGGACAGTGTTTAACAGTAGACTACATCGATGTCCACGAGACGAAGCAAAGTATTGGGGACACTCAGATATTGCTAATCTTTTGACTTATGTTATAGATAAGAAGAATCCACTTACTCTCTTGAACTAG
- a CDS encoding uncharacterized protein (predicted protein) yields MKGLHASSSNNICMIQTSEYTFSERAISADEQFEVAYRQLWLYAMRHYPQMPRDPKRKERLARPRSATANERVVSGMGHLAHQLGFDSSEIQELIGQAPDRLIARNALLQARDPESFEVDDATVDSIIGHIITCFDMIRPKGVVTVPPTRVSRSVPRKSRSGHPTLKALVQDRALLFLDHIHTAAVPDLVTTAFVRHCVYFAFFGPHPAVSQAANSVYCPTPPLFVPESRPSQIHPDQDSLQHMSNNSPGFGQPIETWNYISPSMDVDHNRSQNHTTAGPVAERRPSRVDTECTREEAEFQESTSHAVQGFHHQMTTDNMTHQQASSTMVMYATELGNLPNRYTKGAINAIREPCTQKGGDLYCEPMEELSNDNIAAGAINNTHQLNNNQRAQTHRKNILRNSYTGKINIVFYVYDEHSQWNVTTIVQVNPADPSSTSEFRQTVQRYKQQGITLCDIKMRSVSISSSLSAAMADGQNVLLLFPPGTRRLCQSPAIPKGLPVPGID; encoded by the coding sequence ATGAAAGGTCTACACGCATCATCTAGCAACAACATATGCATGATCCAAACATCGGAATACACCTTCTCCGAGCGCGCTATATCCGCCGATGAGCAGTTCGAGGTTGCTTACCGGCAGCTGTGGCTGTACGCTATGCGCCATTATCCGCAGATGCCCCGTGATCCGAAACGCAAAGAGCGGCTAGCCCGACCACGGAGTGCCACCGCGAACGAGCGTGTTGTATCTGGCATGGGTCACCTAGCCCATCAGTTGGGTTTCGATTCAAGCGAGATCCAGGAGCTAATAGGACAGGCGCCTGACCGGCTGATCGCGAGAAATGCTCTGCTTCAGGCCCGTGATCCGGAAAGCTTTGAAGTTGACGACGCGACCGTCGATTCGATCATCGGTCATATTATCACTTGTTTCGACATGATCCGCCCGAAAGGCGTTGTTACTGTACCCCCAACTCGGGTCAGCCGCTCGGTACCGCGCAAATCTCGTAGTGGACACCCTACGCTGAAGGCCCTCGTACAAGATCGTGcacttctcttcctggacCATATACATACTGCCGCGGTTCCAGACCTAGTTACAACAGCCTTCGTTCGGCATTGTGTCTATTTCGCGTTCTTCGGTCCCCACCCTGCGGTTAGTCAAGCTGCTAATTCCGTTTATTGTCCTACGCCACCTTTATTTGTGCCAGAGAGCCGGCCTAGTCAGATCCACCCTGACCAGGATTCTTTGCAGCACATGTCCAATAATAGCCCTGGCTTTGGGCAACCCATAGAGACCTGGAATTATATCTCACCTTCAATGGATGTCGATCACAACAGATCGCAAAACCATACTACTGCAGGGCCGGTAGCTGAACGAAGACCATCACGAGTAGATACAGAATGTACTCGGGAAGAAGCCGAATTCCAAGAGAGCACATCACATGCCGTACAGGGCTTTCATCACCAAATGACAACTGACAATATGACTCATCAACAGGCGAGCAGCACGATGGTAATGTATGCTACAGAATTGGGAAATTTACCGAACAGGTATACCAAAGGGGCAATCAATGCCATTAGAGAGCCATGTACACAAAAGGGCGGCGACTTATACTGTGAGCCCATGGAGGAGCTCTCGAATGATAATATAGCAGCAGGGGCTATCAATAATACACATCAACTAAACAACAATCAAAGAGCCCAGACTCATAGAAAAAATATATTGAGAAACTCATATACAGGCAAGATCAACATCGTGTTCTATGTATACGATGAGCACTCTCAGTGGAACGTCACTACGATCGTCCAGGTTAACCCGGCGGATCCCAGCAGTACCTCGGAATTTAGGCAGACCGTGCAGAGGTACAAACAGCAGGGTATCACACTCTGTGATATAAAGATGAGATCAGTGAGTATATCATCCAGCTTATCGGCAGCAATGGCGGACGGGCAGAATGTCCTACTCCTGTTTCCGCCCGGGACACGACGACTGTGTCAATCCCCAGCTATCCCTAAGGGGCTGCCGGTGCCCGGTATTGACTAG
- a CDS encoding J domain-containing protein (predicted protein), with product MGKSAKRKREREKALLEQGRLSELNVDSDGDELMDRESAVQHGDSTESESRFYTLEHRAEATRIQQLEDKDYYGILGLENDCTAKDIRKAYLKLGRLTHPDQNKYGDAQVAFKSRPEDEGLIKVHLLFGFACSYREAGKKGGNNPEDLIRIQKQFDHVKKASQPTLQKQGRETWRIRRPLNESLVIYRAADFADPRLSWKTQVFLPVCSLSNMATSMATWLEHTSLCQRRRKKMCVVHRSGIARPIAPNTIGF from the exons ATGGGTAAAAGCGCTAAAAGGAAACGCGAGCGTGAGAAGGCCCTTCTTGAACAAGGGCGGTTGTCCGAGTTAAACGTTGACAGCGATGGAGACGAATTGATGGATCGAGAGAGTGCTGTACAGCACGGTGATAGCACGGAGTCGGAAAGCAGATTTTACACACTAGAACATCGAGCGGAAGCAACAAGGATCCAGCAGCTCGAAGATAAAGACTATTACGGTATACTGGGACTCGAGAATGATTGTACCGCGAAGGACATTCGTAAAGCCTATTTGAAACTAGGCCGCCTGACACATCCAGACCAAAACAAATATGGTGATGCACAGGTTGCGTTCAAAA GCCGTCCCGAAGACGAAGGACTGATTAAAGTCCATCTATTGTTCGGATTCGCTTGTAGTTACCGAGAAGCCGGCAAGAAGGGGGGAAATAATCCCGAGGATTTAATCAGAATCCAAAAGCAGTTCGACCACGTGAAGAAG GCGTCACAGCCAACCCTCCAGAAACAGGGAAGGGAAACTTGGCGGATCAGGAGGCCGCTAAACGAATCATTGGTTATATACCGAGCAGCGGATTTTGCGGACCCTCGTTTATCGTGGAAAACCCAAGTCTTCCTACCGGTATGCTCATTGAGCAATATGGCGACATCAATGGCGACATGGCTAGAGCATACCTCGCTCTGCCAGAGGCGGAGAAAAAAGATGTGCGTGGTTCACAGGAGCGGTATAGCAAGGCCGATCGCACCAAATACGATCGGATTTTAG
- a CDS encoding uncharacterized protein (predicted protein) has protein sequence MGDVIPDIWRACILGQLIRYVLNEGHRAYADCIKGELLRQGTTETARLTAVKYLTACRTTIRLALSIISGKVASCVDPESSNCTGYKNWSWSLGDGIWPLANVQSIVDSFLRPLWHQAYNQVDLIHIGELHGDVQLLRQILMGAYDVRFDDPNGDTALHRLYRDMSSAYEKSGRCLDLPSKYASEVKRRGFVHVAERAYVLPLTTRGNIDLLNDIIANWADGFEAYSLELLITELGKRYLEIFSGYASARQSLRKGVDGYLEIRMVAESLAS, from the exons ATGGGAGACGTCATACCAGACATTTGGAGGGCTTGCATCCTTGGCCAATTGATTCGGTACGTACTTAACGAGGGACACCGTGCATATGCTGATTGCATCAAGGGAGAGCTTCTGCGACAAGGTACAACAGAAACGGCACGCTTAACTGCTGTGAAATATCTAACGGCGTGCAGAACAACAATTCGACTTGCACTATCAATTATTTCAGGGAAAGTTGCCTCATGCGTCGATCCAGAGTCCTCGAACTGTACTGGATATAAGAACTGGAGTTGGTCATTGGGCGATGGAATTTG GCCGCTGGCAAACGTCCAATCCATTGTCGATAGCTTCCTCAGACCACTCTGGCACCAGGCCTATAATCAAGTTGATCTTATTCATATAGGGGAGCTTCACGGAGATGTCCAGCTCTTGAGACAGATCTTGATGGGAGCGTATGA TGTTCGGTTTGACGATCCAAACGGGGATACAGCTCTCCATCGGTTATATCGTGATATGAGTAGCGCGTATGAAAAGTCGGGTCGCTGCTTGGACCTTCCGTCAAAGTATGCATCAGAGGTAAAGCGCCGCGGGTTTGTTCACGTGGCAGAAAGAGCCTACGTCCTTCCTTTGACCACCAGGGGTAATATTGATCTGTTGAACGATATCATTGCAAACTGGGCCGACGGATTCGAAGCATACAGCTTAGAGCTTTTAATAACGGAGCTTGGAAAGCGGTACCTGGAAATTTTCTCTGGTTATGCGTCTGCCCGCCAATCGCTACGAAAAGGAGTGGATGGATATCTAGAAAT CCGGATGGTAGCGGAGTCCTTGGCTTCTTGA
- a CDS encoding uncharacterized protein (predicted protein) encodes MSQRHAYTAEDILRETVQGLASLKAFFAYDKSGLVLYMARAAKQNRRLGLGFGQKGKHPTLEDLFIRLLTCLCWAQRLEVECFATTITANSYGLAAHLSRCYGMEHNYVTANYFRCGRQLRKIERHVGVEDCSIILLPSLAKLLWLPDREILRLIDLLSGSFMPTLSSNKQMIEEFHQYRQLYNTVSNRTVSSLSDCW; translated from the coding sequence ATGTCCCAGCGCCATGCCTACACAGCCGAGGATATCCTTCGTGAAACAGTCCAAGGGCTTGCATCTCTTAAAGCATTTTTCGCTTATGACAAAAGCGGGCTAGTCTTATATATGGCCCGTGCGGCAAAGCAAAACCGGAGATTGGGCTTGGGCTTCGGTCAGAAGGGCAAGCATCCTACGCTGGAggacctcttcatccgtctACTTACCTGCCTTTGTTGGGCCCAGAGGCTAGAAGTAGAATGCTTTGCAACCACAATCACGGCCAACAGCTATGGGCTTGCGGCTCATCTTTCCCGCTGTTATGGTATGGAGCACAACTACGTGACCGCAAATTACTTCCGTTGTGGACGACAACTCCGGAAGATCGAAAGGCACGTTGGGGTGGAAGATTGTTCGATAATCCTCCTACCATCCCTGGCGAAGCTTCTATGGCTTCCTGATAGAGAGATCCTTCGACTAATAGATCTCTTGTCAGGCAGCTTTATGCCTACCCTAAGTAGCAATAAACAGATGATAGAAGAGTTCCATCAGTACCGACAACTTTACAACACTGTGAGTAATAGGACTGTGAGTTCCCTTTCTGACTGCTGGTAA
- a CDS encoding uncharacterized protein (predicted protein) produces MDEMPNPAHHPIFEPHGDEVWAMQNLGFERYYRQGSPPEEVVRAVEEAYERETKYHEPPTLHCLGGNECEVFLRCRAPEIEGTIERTLGVEFSKLKRQQPVIFRGEGGQSDYRMAHPSGIGADGFSVFGVVRGSASIVLYPGFLGEPAARYEPKLDNTELLAVPGQTFVEIRPTGDVLMVWWGFSRELILAKAASPFVLPFMVFDPRGRS; encoded by the exons ATGGATGAAATGCCGAACCCCGCTCACCATCCAATTTTTGAGCCGCATGGCGATGAAGTGTGGGCAATGCAGAATCTGGGATTTGAGAGATACTACAGGCAAGGCTCTccaccagaagaagtggtgAGGGCTGTGGAGGAGGCCTATGAGCGAGAGACAAAATATCACGAACCACCAACGTTACACTGCCTTGGAGGTAATGAATGCGAAGTCTTCTTAAGATGTAGAGCTCCAGAG ATCGAAGGAACCATTGAACGAACACTAGGAGTGGAGTTCAGCAAACTGAAACGACAACAACCGGTGATCTTTCGGGGTGAAGGTGGCCAATCTGATTATAGAATGGCACACCCTTCCGGCATCGGAGCAGATGGGTTTTCGGTTTTCGGGGTGGTAAGAGGCTCCGCATCCATTGTTTTGTACCCTGGTTTTCTGGGGGAGCCTGCGGCTCGGTATGAGCCCAAGCTCGACAACACTGAATTACTGGCTGTACCGGGTCAAACCTTCGTGGAAATCAGACCCACTGGTGATGTTCTGATGGTTTGGTGGGGATTCTCCAGAGAGCTCATCCTGGCTAAAGCTGCCTCGCCTTTTGTTTTGCCTTTTATGGTTTTTGATCCGCGGGGGAGAAGCTAA